A genome region from Eurosta solidaginis isolate ZX-2024a chromosome 2, ASM4086904v1, whole genome shotgun sequence includes the following:
- the Taf13 gene encoding transcription initiation factor TFIID subunit 13 yields the protein MTTTTNIDENFDAPDFDEDELGEDQLVSTTAGRKRLFSKELRCMMYGFGDDKNPYTESVDLLEDLVIEFITEMTHRAMEIGRTGRVQVEDIIFLVRKDARKYARVKDLLTMNEELKKARKAFDEIKYVGNEAKIK from the exons atgacAACAACTACAAATATCGACGAAAATTTCGATGCTCCAGat TTTGATGAAGATGAATTAGGAGAAGACCAACTAGTTTCGACAACAGCAGGAAGGAAGAGACTATTTAGTAAAGAGCTTAGATGTATGATGTACGGTTTTGGGGACGATAAAAATCCATATACGGAGAGTGTAGATTTGTTGGAAGATCTGGTTATTGAATTCATAACAGAAATGACACATCGAGCAATGGAAATCGGCCGTACTGGCAGAGTTCAAGTAGAAGACATAATATTCCTGGTGCGTAAGGATGCTAGAAAGTATGCTCGTGTCAAGGATCTGTTGACTATGAACGAAGAGCTTAAGAAAGCTAGGAAAGCCTTTGATGAAATTAAATATGTGG GAAACGAAGCAAAAATTAAATGA
- the mRpS18B gene encoding small ribosomal subunit protein mS40 isoform X3 — MEWRKCDVKSEENIEEPQTEHTTENLLKKQHKDRTQVIPVDTSIRYLKSSAYKETYGDTFVWEQYRRNHKGAYAPRKTRKTCIRGGVISTGNPCPICRDEYLVLDHRNIELLRQFISPHTGEILSYSKTGVCQKKHFELVVAVERAWDLGLIAFDVPFREFDLDEYYQKGATKEPKS; from the exons ATGGAATGGAGGAA GTGTGACGTCAAGTCGGAGGAAAATATCGAGGAACCCCAGACAGAACATACCACGGAGAATTTATTGAAGAAACAACACAAGGATCGAACACAAGTTATACCGGTTGATACATCAATACGTTATCTTAAAAGTTCCGCTTATAAAGAAACTTATGGTGATACATTTGTGTGGGAGCAATATAG ACGTAACCACAAAGGGGCGTATGCTCCTAGAAAAACTCGCAAGACCTGCATACGAGGGGGTGTAATTTCCACAGGAAATCCATGTCCTATTTGCAGGGATGAATATTTGGTATTAGATCACCGTAATATTGAGTTATTGCGACAATTTATATCCCCACATACTGGCGAAATTCTTAGTTATTCCAAAACTGGCGTTTGCCAGAAAAAACATTTTGAGCTTGTAGTAGCTGTGGAACGTGCATGGGATTTAGGTTTAATAGCTTTTGATGTCCCCTTCCGTGAATTTGATCTTGACGAATATTACCAAAAAGGTGCAACGAAAGAACCAAAGTCATAA
- the Pyroxd1 gene encoding pyridine nucleotide-disulfide oxidoreductase domain-containing protein 1: MYLNSNDNTKLEEQSTTFLVVGGGIAGVSCAETLALYHQEERIILLTESNVIKTVANLEPVARYIYKFDVKEHSLNDKNSETIGLAPTITTIVDQLQHIEALENRVITKDGRIILYKSICLCTGAKPQLIRGDNPRVIGIRDTDSVLNLQQRLKDATTVILLGNGGIASELAYELRGVEVHWVVKDGHIASTFVDPGAAFFFQESWRHKSKDGCTSGTSSSPKSILKRLRYDESLVDQSKGAIKHGAALGPDWHIKFALQGNASTSLESPVMHFKTYVQDLTEKDSCLLVTLANGEQIKCNFLVSATGVEPRHDYSCSLSLTIASDGGFAVNEMMETNVKDIYAAGDVCTSSWEPGENWFQMRLWTQARQMGSMAGRSMGAKLMNEIIYQDFCFELYGHVTQLFGYSVVLLGRYNGQGLGTNYEILLRTTPQKEYIKFVIQNGRLRGAVLIGNTELAETCENLILNGIDLTPYGDDILNPDIDIDDYFD; encoded by the coding sequence ATGTATCTTAATAGCAATGACAATACAAAACTCGAAGAGCAGTCGACAACATTCTTAGTCGTCGGTGGAGGCATTGCAGGAGTAAGTTGTGCCGAAACGCTCGCACTTTACCACCAAGAAGAACGGATTATTTTACTAACAGAATCAAATGTTATAAAAACTGTAGCGAATTTGGAGCCAGTGGCACGTTACATTTATAAATTTGACGTAAAAGAGCATTCATTGAATgataaaaattcagaaacaatTGGTCTCGCCCCTACAATCACAACCATTGTTGACCAACTTCAGCATATTGAAGCGCTAGAAAATCGcgttattaccaaagacggccgCATCATATTGTATAAGTCAATTTGTCTGTGCACTGGAGCGAAGCCACAACTTATCCGTGGTGATAACCCTAGAGTTATTGGCATTCGGGACACAGATTCGGTTCTAAATCTACAGCAACGGTTGAAAGATGCAACAACTGTTATATTACTAGGCAATGGTGGCATTGCGAGTGAACTTGCTTACGAATTACGTGGAGTTGAAGTGCATTGGGTTGTGAAAGACGGTCATATAGCCTCTACATTTGTAGATCCTGGAGCTGCATTTTTCTTTCAAGAATCGTGGCGTCATAAGTCAAAGGATGGCTGCACATCAGGCACAAGTTCTTCACCAAAATCAATCCTTAAAAGATTAAGATATGATGAATCTTTGGTTGATCAATCTAAAGGAGCTATAAAGCATGGAGCTGCCTTGGGGCCAGATTGGCATATAAAATTTGCTCTTCAAGGAAATGCTTCTACAAGCCTTGAGTCTCCCGTTATGCATTTCAAGACATATGTCCAAGATTTAACAGAAAAAGATAGTTGTTTGCTTGTGACTCTTGCGAATGGTGAACAAATTAAATGCAATTTTCTTGTATCTGCCACTGGGGTTGAGCCGCGTCATGACTATTCTTGTTCGCTTTCGTTAACAATAGCCTCTGACGGTGGTTTTGCTGTAAATGAAATGATGGAAACTAACGTAAAAGATATTTATGCTGCTGGTGATGTATGCACCTCTAGTTGGGAACCTGGTGAAAACTGGTTCCAGATGAGATTGTGGACACAAGCGCGTCAAATGGGCAGCATGGCTGGTCGTAGTATGGGTGCTAAACTAATGAATGAAATAATTTATCAAGATTTCTGTTTTGAACTTTACGGTCATGTAACACAGCTATTTGGTTATTCAGTCGTGTTGCTTGGTAGATACAATGGTCAAGGATTAGGTACAAATTACGAGATATTACTACGAACAACGCCACAAAAGGAATACATTAAGTTTGTCATACAAAATGGGCGTTTACGAGGTGCAGTATTAATTGGAAATACAGAACTTGCAGAGACatgtgaaaatttaattttaaacggTATAGACCTAACACCGTACGGAGATGACATTCTTAATCCAGATATTGATATTGACGACTACTTCGATTAG
- the mRpS18B gene encoding small ribosomal subunit protein mS40 isoform X2: MVISDRCDVKSEENIEEPQTEHTTENLLKKQHKDRTQVIPVDTSIRYLKSSAYKETYGDTFVWEQYRRNHKGAYAPRKTRKTCIRGGVISTGNPCPICRDEYLVLDHRNIELLRQFISPHTGEILSYSKTGVCQKKHFELVVAVERAWDLGLIAFDVPFREFDLDEYYQKGATKEPKS; this comes from the exons GTGTGACGTCAAGTCGGAGGAAAATATCGAGGAACCCCAGACAGAACATACCACGGAGAATTTATTGAAGAAACAACACAAGGATCGAACACAAGTTATACCGGTTGATACATCAATACGTTATCTTAAAAGTTCCGCTTATAAAGAAACTTATGGTGATACATTTGTGTGGGAGCAATATAG ACGTAACCACAAAGGGGCGTATGCTCCTAGAAAAACTCGCAAGACCTGCATACGAGGGGGTGTAATTTCCACAGGAAATCCATGTCCTATTTGCAGGGATGAATATTTGGTATTAGATCACCGTAATATTGAGTTATTGCGACAATTTATATCCCCACATACTGGCGAAATTCTTAGTTATTCCAAAACTGGCGTTTGCCAGAAAAAACATTTTGAGCTTGTAGTAGCTGTGGAACGTGCATGGGATTTAGGTTTAATAGCTTTTGATGTCCCCTTCCGTGAATTTGATCTTGACGAATATTACCAAAAAGGTGCAACGAAAGAACCAAAGTCATAA
- the mRpS18B gene encoding small ribosomal subunit protein mS40 isoform X1 translates to MITILRGLSRTLSNTAFCVNKVSWSKGITSFHSNAILRCDVKSEENIEEPQTEHTTENLLKKQHKDRTQVIPVDTSIRYLKSSAYKETYGDTFVWEQYRRNHKGAYAPRKTRKTCIRGGVISTGNPCPICRDEYLVLDHRNIELLRQFISPHTGEILSYSKTGVCQKKHFELVVAVERAWDLGLIAFDVPFREFDLDEYYQKGATKEPKS, encoded by the exons ATGATTACCATATTGAGGGGTCTATCCAGAACACTTAGCAATACAGCATTTTGTGTTAATAAGGTTTCTTGGTCGAAAGGAATAACAAGCTTTCATTCTAATGCTATTTTAAGGTGTGACGTCAAGTCGGAGGAAAATATCGAGGAACCCCAGACAGAACATACCACGGAGAATTTATTGAAGAAACAACACAAGGATCGAACACAAGTTATACCGGTTGATACATCAATACGTTATCTTAAAAGTTCCGCTTATAAAGAAACTTATGGTGATACATTTGTGTGGGAGCAATATAG ACGTAACCACAAAGGGGCGTATGCTCCTAGAAAAACTCGCAAGACCTGCATACGAGGGGGTGTAATTTCCACAGGAAATCCATGTCCTATTTGCAGGGATGAATATTTGGTATTAGATCACCGTAATATTGAGTTATTGCGACAATTTATATCCCCACATACTGGCGAAATTCTTAGTTATTCCAAAACTGGCGTTTGCCAGAAAAAACATTTTGAGCTTGTAGTAGCTGTGGAACGTGCATGGGATTTAGGTTTAATAGCTTTTGATGTCCCCTTCCGTGAATTTGATCTTGACGAATATTACCAAAAAGGTGCAACGAAAGAACCAAAGTCATAA